A region of the Drosophila subpulchrella strain 33 F10 #4 breed RU33 chromosome 3L, RU_Dsub_v1.1 Primary Assembly, whole genome shotgun sequence genome:
AGCACTTAGTTAACTATAAGGGGATGTAATAGAAATCGCGAACcatgaatttaaattgtgaACGATTAAGCTTAAGTGATTTCTGTGGCACCATTAAAAGACTcagacccaaaaaaaataaagttcttTATATTGGGAAGGTAAACCCAAATTAATATTGGAGGCTTATGTTTAAAGTCATGAGTTAACCATTACTATAGTCATGTGTGAAAGCATGACTTTAAAAGTAAGACTCCCGTGTAAAATGGTGATTAATAAGGCTTAAAAGTGGTTTACCTCAATTTAGCTGGTCATATAAAAGCACTTACAAAATTGTAAGTTAATTTGGTGCTACTATTTTTAATGGAAGGTTATGTTTTAAAGTCATGTAGGTCCACTGTTCCCAAAGTAAAGGATTTTTTTCCTTTGTATACTTTTCACTTCCgtattaaatatttgtgtGCTTTAATAGAAAATCAAAGTAAAAAGGCTATGGTTTTTAGATATTTACGAATTGGCTTTAATTTCTTCCCTGTGTAATCTCCGTTGGCAGACTGCCTCAGGCGTGTAATGACCACCGACTAACCCGTTTCCCCACCCCATCTCCATCCAACAGAGTACGAAGGATGCGTGGTATATGACCAGTGTGCCGAGACCATTGTGCGGGGCTATGTGCAGCGATATGGCGACGATTGCAATGGAGACGGACGGATCGAGTGTCGGGATCATGTGATGCTCCACATGCGAGGACCCGGCGGCTGTGCGAGGCAGGAGCCTCTGGGGGCCCTGGCTGAAAGTCGCTTGGTAAACTGTTCGAAATACATGGGGATTACTTAGAACCGACTGACTGCTCGTTTATTGTTTCAACTGCAGGCGCTGCATTATGGGTCGCCAGTAGAGGGTTAGCACAAAGAGACCTACGAACTCGTGGAACAGCAGCAGGGCAGCAAACTTGTCATCGAACAAGGCGGACGAGGCCCTTCGTCCGCCCATTATGCACTGCACATGATACATCAGGAACTGCAAGTGATTTGGGGTTATGCTGAGGACAGCTCAAGGATATGAAAAGCGCAAATTTCCTTACTACTATCACGACGCAAGCGATAAAGGTCGCGAAGAGATAGAATCCCCAAGTCACCTCGAGGACTGCATATATCACCAGGGAATAAAGGCTCAACATGTAGGCGCCTGTGGCCAGCATATAGAGATAAAGTCCGGTTCCAGTGAGATCAACCTGTTGGTGGTGAAGATTTCAGAATTTATGGggtttttctttcattttctGACTCTACAAACCGGCATTAAAGcagctataaaacagaaaaacacAGTTACCACGGCCACGATCAAGAATCCGGCTAGCATATAAAGAATTCCCGATGAAATGACCAGCACACTGAGAGAAACCACAAGACATTCCACCTGAATCAAATATTTAGTTACATCTTGAGAATGTACATACGCATTTGATAACTCACGATTATAAAGGTAATCAACCAGTTGACGCAGGACATTTTCCGCAGCTGCTTACTAATGGCAAATAATAGGAGGAGAAAAATTCCCACGACAAAAGCCAATATCAAGGCGGATGAGTGGTCTTTGACCAAGTCAAAAAACCAATCcctaacaaaaatatattaaaacaaaacaaatgaatTTTCCCAAACATCTCACTGCAATAACGTCAACATGAGGATCCAGTGCACGAATCCAATCAGGATGAATGCAGCAAACTCCACGAACACTTTTATAATATACTTTCGACGATCCTCAACCGATTCGGTGTTGAAAAACGGCCAGACGATAACATTTGCCTCGAACATGGCAGCAGCAGATAAATAGTTTGATTTTGGAACCCCGGAGTCCTGAGATACAGTCGGTCTGAGTTTCATGAAAAATTAACGCTGTCCCGGGCACTAATTGCACATCAAAATGGGCCGTCCGAAGCGAAAAGTTTATGAAGCGAATTAGTACAAACAATGCCGACGATTCGGCGTACATAATTGAACTCGACAAAAGTTTATAATCTGGCAGCATCGCGAACAAATTGAACAACAAGTCGCAAGTGTGTAATAATTAAAAGTTTGCGCAAAATGTTGCGGACAAACAAGCAGAGGGGACCGACAAAGTTTGGCGCAAGTTTTAAATCATTTAGGAGCGTAGGACTAATTGCTGCCATGTCGCATTAATTTGCCACGACTGATAGCTGGCAGACAGTGCGTATGCGCAATGTGTTTATAGAGTAGTTTGTGCCATGGCTTACTTAGTGCTAAACGAAGTTGTCAT
Encoded here:
- the LOC119553887 gene encoding uncharacterized protein LOC119553887, whose translation is MKLRPTVSQDSGVPKSNYLSAAAMFEANVIVWPFFNTESVEDRRKYIIKVFVEFAAFILIGFVHWILMLTLLQDWFFDLVKDHSSALILAFVVGIFLLLLFAISKQLRKMSCVNWLITFIIVECLVVSLSVLVISSGILYMLAGFLIVAVVTVFFCFIAALMPVDLTGTGLYLYMLATGAYMLSLYSLVIYAVLEVTWGFYLFATFIACVVIVFLMYHVQCIMGGRRASSALFDDKFAALLLFHEFVGLFVLTLYWRPIMQRLQLKQ